From a region of the Budorcas taxicolor isolate Tak-1 chromosome 9, Takin1.1, whole genome shotgun sequence genome:
- the LOC128053305 gene encoding trace amine-associated receptor 9, which yields MVNNFSQAEAVELCYQNVNGSCVKTPYSPGPRAVLYAVLSLGAVLAVFGNLLVIIAILHFKQLHTPTNFLIASLACADFLVGVTVMPFSTVRSVESCWYFGESYCKFHTCFDTSFCFASLFHLCCISIDRYIAVTDPLTYPTKFTVSVSGICIVLSWFFSVTYSFSIFYTGANEEGIEDLVVALTCVGGCQAPLNQNWVLLCFLLFFIPTVVMVFIYGKIFLVAKYQARKIESTASQAQCSSESYKERVAKRERKAAKTLGIAVAAFLVSWLPYVIDAVIDAYMNFITPPYVYEILVWCVYYNSAMNPLIYAFFYPWFRKAIKLIISGQVLRVDSSTVNLCSEEADID from the coding sequence atggtgaACAATTTCTCCCAAGCTGAAGCTGTGGAACTCTGCTACCAGAACGTGAATGGGTCCTGTGTTAAGACGCCTTACTCACCAGGTCCTCGGGCAGTTCTATACGCAGTCCTCAGTTTGGGGGCTGTGCTGGCCGTGTTTGGAAACTTACTGGTCATTATTGCTATTCTTCACTTCAAACAGCTGCACACTCCCACTAACTTTCTGATTGCATCTCTGGCCTGTGCGGACTTCTTGGTGGGAGTGACTGTGATGCCCTTCAGCACAGTGAGGTCGGTGGAGAGCTGCTGGTACTTTGGGGAGAGCTACTGTAAATTTCATACTTGTTTCGATACTTCCTTctgttttgcttctttatttcatttatgctGTATCTCGATTGATAGATACATTGCTGTTACTGACCCTCTGACCTATCCTACCAAGTTTACGGTCTCTGTTTCAGGAATATGCATTGTTCTCTCTTGGTTCTTTTCTGTCACATACAGTTTTTCTATCTTTTACACGGGGGCCAATGAGGAAGGGATTGAGGACTTAGTAGTTGCTCTCACCTGTGTAGGAGGCTGCCAGGCTCCATTGAATCAAAATTGGGTTCTACTCTGTTTTCTCCTATTCTTTATACCCACTGTTGTCATGGTGTTTATATACGGTAAGATATTTTTGGTGGCTAAATATCAGGCCAGGAAGATAGAAAGTACAGCCAGCCAAGCTCAGTGCTCCTCAGAGAGTTACAAGGAAAGAgtagcaaagagagagagaaaagccgCGAAAACACTGGGTATTGCCGTGGCAGCTTTTCTGGTCTCTTGGCTTCCATACGTTATTGACGCTGTGATCGATGCGTATATGAATTTTATAACTCCTCCTTATGTTTATGAGATTTTAGTGTGGTGTGTTTATTATAATTCGGCTATGAATCCCTTGATTTATGCTTTCTTTTATCCATGGTTTCGGAAGGCAATAAAGCTTATCATAAGTGGCCAAGTCTTAAGAGTTGATTCATCCACAGTTAATTTATGTTCTGAGGAAGCAGACATAGATTAA
- the TAAR8 gene encoding trace amine-associated receptor 8: MTSNLSQPDTVQFCYESVNRSCIKSSYSPASRVILYTVFGFVSLLAIFGNFLVMISVLHFKQLHSPANFLIASLACADFLVGVTVMPFSMVRSVESCWYFGARFCALHSSCDVAFCYSSLFHLCFISIDRYIAVTDPLVYPTKFTVSVSGVCISISWILPIVYSGAVFYTGVSDDGMEELVSALNCIGGCQIVVNQEWVLISVLIFFIPSLIMVILYGKIFIVAKQQALKIENTGSKAESESYKSRVAKRERKAAKTLGVTVVAFMISWLPYTIDILIDAFMGFITPAYIYEICCWGAYYNSAMNPLIYALFYPWFRKAMKVILTGGLFNDSSSTISLFSE, translated from the coding sequence ATGACCAGCAATCTTTCCCAACCTGATACCGTGCAGTTCTGCTATGAGAGTGTGAACAGATCTTGTATTAAATCTTCCTACTCACCTGCATCTCGGGTGATTCTGTACACAGTGTTTGGCTTTGTGTCTTTATTGGCTATCTTTGGAAACTTCTTGGTGATgatttcagttcttcacttcaagCAGCTGCATTCGCCAGCCAATTTCTTGATCGCCTCTCTGGCCTGCGCGGACTTTCTGGTGGGAGTGACCGTGATGCCCTTCAGCATGGTCAGGTCCGTGGAGAGCTGCTGGTACTTTGGAGCCAGATTTTGTGCCCTTCACAGTTCCTGTGATGTGGCCTTTTGTTACTCTTCTCTCTTCCACTTGTGCTTCATCTCCATCGACAGGTACATTGCTGTTACTGACCCCCTGGTCTATCCCACCAAGTTCACGGTGTCTGTGTCAGGGGTATgcatcagcatctcctggatTCTGCCCATTGTGTACAGCGGAGCTGTGTTCTACACAGGTGTCAGTGACGATGGGATGGAGGAATTAGTAAGTGCTCTCAATTGTATAGGTGGCTGTCAAATTGTTGTAAATCAAGAATGGGTTTTGATAAGTGTTCTGATATTTTTTATACCTTCCCTTATTATGGTAATTCTTTATGGTAAGATTTTTATTGTAGCTAAACAACAAGCtctaaaaattgaaaatactgGCAGCAAAGCAGAATCAGAGAGCTACAAATCCAGAGTggccaagagagagagaaaagcagctAAAACCCTGGGGGTCACAGTAGTAGCATTTATGATTTCATGGTTACCATATACAATTGATATATTAATTGATGCCTTTATGGGTTTCATAACCCCTGCCTATATTTATGAGATTTGCTGTTGGGGTGCCTATTATAACTCAGCCATGAACCCTTTGATTTATGCTTTATTTTACCCTTGGTTTAGGAAAGCCATGAAAGTCATTTTAACTGGGGGACTTTTTAATGATAGTTCGTCAACCATTAGTTTATTTTCAGAATGA